In one window of Cellulophaga sp. HaHa_2_95 DNA:
- a CDS encoding glycoside hydrolase: MKILYNFKKIAMLYMVVSAISCEQKETAVKESIEIESSKIFPFKMPTEKPNIPLSASSERMFDYPAPRVQDNELFSQFKYTRLNGFDYNNGDGTISRRDPSRPILVDGKYYVWYTKRHTVVPPIGWNRAAEATDEIPSTDWDLCDIWYATSKDGIKWEEQGVAISRPEKPKSGWRSVATPDILVWKNKYYLYYQAFDEPSGLRGDLCPVSISYADSPNGPWTHGGDKVIPFGKEGEWDHKATHDPQPLVHDGKIYVYYKAAYNKWPDNRSNYAVGHGLAIAEDPLGPYKKHSLNPVMQSGHETTYWPYKGGVATLAIKDGNERETIQYAEDGVNFKMASSVSLTPTAAAPFAPDAFTDTKDGRGFTWGLSHFVNAGSPGKGYTILGRFDCDLSLDYDEPAFKSTGIWHKPEVYFAQGMGSINQHPEGRNIKKEK, encoded by the coding sequence ATGAAGATTCTATATAATTTTAAAAAAATTGCAATGCTGTATATGGTGGTGTCCGCCATTTCGTGTGAGCAAAAAGAGACAGCGGTAAAAGAGAGTATTGAAATTGAATCTTCAAAAATTTTTCCTTTTAAAATGCCTACGGAAAAACCAAATATTCCGCTTAGTGCTTCTTCAGAAAGAATGTTTGATTATCCCGCACCACGAGTACAAGACAATGAACTTTTCTCTCAATTTAAGTATACGCGTTTAAATGGTTTTGACTATAATAATGGAGATGGGACTATCTCGAGAAGAGACCCTTCTAGGCCTATTTTAGTTGACGGTAAATATTATGTTTGGTACACCAAAAGGCATACAGTAGTACCTCCTATTGGATGGAATCGTGCGGCAGAAGCTACGGATGAAATTCCTTCTACCGATTGGGATTTATGTGATATTTGGTATGCTACCAGTAAAGACGGAATTAAATGGGAAGAACAAGGGGTGGCAATTTCACGTCCAGAAAAACCAAAATCAGGATGGCGTTCTGTGGCTACGCCCGATATTTTGGTATGGAAAAACAAATACTATTTGTACTACCAAGCTTTTGATGAACCGAGTGGGTTAAGGGGAGATTTGTGTCCTGTATCTATTTCCTATGCTGATTCGCCCAATGGCCCTTGGACCCATGGCGGAGATAAAGTAATTCCGTTTGGTAAAGAAGGAGAATGGGACCATAAAGCTACGCATGATCCACAGCCTCTGGTACATGACGGAAAAATTTATGTGTATTACAAAGCAGCATATAACAAATGGCCCGATAATAGAAGTAACTATGCTGTAGGGCATGGTTTGGCAATAGCAGAAGATCCTTTAGGGCCTTATAAAAAGCATTCTTTAAATCCAGTGATGCAATCAGGTCATGAGACCACATACTGGCCCTATAAAGGTGGTGTAGCTACCTTAGCTATTAAGGATGGTAACGAGCGTGAAACCATACAATATGCTGAGGATGGCGTAAATTTTAAAATGGCATCGAGTGTTTCCTTAACTCCCACAGCGGCAGCACCTTTTGCTCCAGACGCATTTACGGACACTAAAGATGGCAGAGGTTTTACTTGGGGCTTATCTCATTTTGTAAACGCGGGTAGTCCAGGAAAAGGATATACAATTTTAGGAAGATTTGATTGCGATTTGAGTTTAGATTATGATGAACCAGCTTTTAAGAGTACCGGTATTTGGCATAAGCCCGAAGTTTATTTTGCACAAGGTATGGGTTCTATAAATCAACACCCCGAAGGCAGAAACATTAAAAAAGAGAAATAA
- a CDS encoding glycoside hydrolase family 2 protein has product MKRKLIIHSILFFLVELTLLFSCSSKSENNTATELSLDGSWHFLASNEIDETNVIAENNIVWDTISVPGNWDTREKYATYVGKGYYKKSFTLPENWGDKHIRLKFGAVYQTAKVWLNGEFLGTNVGGYLPFDFDITPYIHKTGTNNLVVMADNTIKRGAWWAWGGISRAVVLEAHEPVRLVYQHISSVPDFDNEVVNFSITYKIENNGKSPMNVAIKSTIKGKEMLPETALTINAGKVEEVIVTFTRKLSDFDLWHFDTPNLYQLATDVAVDGMLQDQTVDNFGIRKFEVRGEQFYLNNSAVRMNGVNRVHDHPAYGNTEPDQLIAQDILDIKSLGCNFSRLMHAPLSENLLDFCDKNGFLLVEEIPVWGDEDPNSFPDNPLTKQWMKTMIERDFNHPSVVAWSVGNELRNPGDDWDDKALTKGQYGYVDAMLDYVAILDSTRLKTYVSITTYRKGEIGTEPYEKVDFISMNSYGNAPVLAEKTHKKFPGKPIFISEIGIGQIGPAPDGFLSEDMVEYLRELKKYPWITGVSLWSYNDYRSNYKGTPASGFREWGIVDEHRNKKKAYYQLKEIYKYWKE; this is encoded by the coding sequence ATGAAGCGTAAACTTATTATACATAGCATTCTATTCTTTTTAGTTGAACTAACGCTACTTTTTTCTTGTAGTAGTAAATCAGAAAATAACACCGCTACCGAACTATCATTAGATGGATCGTGGCATTTCTTAGCATCTAATGAAATAGACGAAACGAATGTGATTGCAGAAAATAATATTGTTTGGGATACCATTTCCGTACCTGGCAATTGGGATACTAGAGAAAAATACGCCACATATGTTGGTAAAGGGTATTATAAAAAAAGCTTCACACTTCCTGAAAATTGGGGAGACAAGCACATTAGATTAAAATTTGGAGCCGTTTATCAAACGGCAAAGGTTTGGTTAAATGGTGAGTTTTTAGGAACAAACGTAGGAGGCTATTTGCCTTTTGATTTTGATATAACCCCTTATATACATAAAACAGGAACAAACAATTTGGTGGTAATGGCAGATAATACCATTAAACGCGGTGCTTGGTGGGCGTGGGGCGGTATAAGTAGAGCCGTGGTTTTAGAGGCTCATGAACCTGTGCGCTTGGTATACCAGCATATTAGTTCGGTACCCGATTTTGATAATGAAGTTGTGAATTTCAGCATCACGTATAAAATAGAAAACAATGGAAAATCGCCAATGAATGTTGCTATAAAATCAACAATTAAAGGCAAAGAAATGTTGCCTGAAACTGCATTAACTATAAACGCAGGAAAGGTAGAAGAAGTCATCGTAACATTTACGAGAAAGTTATCGGATTTTGATTTGTGGCATTTTGATACGCCAAACTTATATCAATTAGCTACAGATGTAGCAGTAGATGGTATGTTGCAGGATCAAACAGTTGATAATTTCGGGATTAGAAAATTTGAAGTTAGAGGGGAACAGTTTTATTTAAATAATAGTGCCGTACGTATGAACGGTGTCAATCGTGTACACGATCATCCGGCCTATGGCAATACAGAACCAGATCAGTTAATAGCACAAGATATCTTGGATATAAAGTCTTTGGGATGTAATTTTTCAAGACTAATGCATGCCCCTTTATCTGAAAATCTATTAGATTTTTGTGATAAAAACGGATTCTTATTAGTGGAAGAAATTCCCGTTTGGGGAGATGAAGACCCTAATTCTTTTCCAGATAATCCTTTAACCAAACAATGGATGAAAACAATGATTGAGAGAGATTTTAACCATCCTTCTGTAGTTGCTTGGAGTGTAGGGAATGAATTGAGAAATCCTGGGGATGATTGGGATGATAAGGCCTTAACCAAAGGGCAGTATGGTTACGTAGATGCTATGTTAGATTATGTGGCAATATTAGATAGTACGCGGCTAAAAACTTATGTGAGTATAACCACGTATAGAAAAGGGGAAATAGGAACGGAGCCTTATGAGAAGGTAGATTTTATATCGATGAATAGCTACGGAAATGCACCTGTACTGGCAGAAAAAACACATAAGAAATTCCCAGGAAAACCCATTTTTATTTCTGAAATAGGAATAGGTCAAATAGGACCAGCGCCAGATGGGTTTTTAAGTGAAGACATGGTGGAGTATTTAAGAGAATTGAAAAAGTACCCTTGGATAACAGGCGTTTCTCTTTGGAGCTATAACGATTACCGTAGTAATTATAAAGGTACACCCGCTTCGGGCTTTAGAGAATGGGGAATAGTAGATGAGCATCGAAATAAAAAGAAAGCCTACTATCAATTAAAGGAGATTTATAAATATTGGAAAGAATAA
- a CDS encoding sulfatase, translating to MDLLSRFFFKNVIIYLFLICFSWTQSQDRPNILWINCDDLGREIGCYGNNDVKTPNIDKFASQGVTYLNAYANTPVCSASRSSIITGVYPNTINALNHRTIEMQNLPEEVHTIMELFKDADYFCSNGWAHDMSKPGKEDYNFLGNNFFDGTDWKQRENGQPFFAQVQIHEPHRVFVRDKANPIHPDSVTLPACYPDYPVLRADWALYLESIQKADKSVGQILKRLDEDGLSDNTIVILFGDHGRPHLRDKQWLYEGGLAIPLIVRYPKKYNKVGERKELISLVDVAASSLKLSGIKIPKYIDGKTVLNGEKRKYVYGFRQRCGDAVDDIRSISDGRYKLIWNRRPELPYMQVSSYKKLQYPAFTLYNVLYKKGELQAPYDALMVDKRPEFELYDLQNDPSEFSNLALDVEFQKTKKKLFSKLNALLNRTEKNMIAESLGAIQKAKESSEAYFINGMLKKGLPPDATDETILKAWEQELLK from the coding sequence ATGGATCTATTAAGCCGCTTTTTTTTTAAAAATGTAATTATATATTTATTTCTGATATGTTTTTCTTGGACCCAATCTCAGGATCGTCCGAATATACTTTGGATTAATTGTGATGATTTAGGAAGAGAAATAGGGTGTTATGGTAACAATGATGTAAAAACTCCGAATATAGATAAATTCGCTTCGCAGGGCGTCACTTATCTAAATGCTTATGCCAACACACCTGTTTGTTCTGCAAGCAGGTCATCAATAATAACAGGAGTATACCCTAATACTATAAACGCACTCAACCATAGAACCATTGAAATGCAAAATTTGCCAGAAGAGGTTCATACAATTATGGAACTATTCAAAGATGCCGATTATTTCTGTTCGAACGGATGGGCTCATGATATGTCAAAGCCCGGTAAAGAAGATTATAATTTCTTGGGAAACAACTTTTTTGATGGCACCGATTGGAAACAAAGAGAAAATGGTCAACCATTTTTTGCGCAAGTTCAAATTCATGAACCACATCGTGTTTTTGTACGAGATAAAGCTAATCCTATTCATCCAGATAGTGTTACCCTCCCAGCGTGTTATCCAGATTATCCTGTACTTAGAGCCGATTGGGCTTTGTATTTAGAGAGCATACAAAAAGCAGATAAAAGTGTAGGGCAAATATTAAAACGGCTAGACGAAGATGGCTTGTCAGATAATACCATTGTAATTTTATTCGGAGATCATGGGCGTCCACATCTTCGCGATAAGCAATGGCTGTATGAAGGGGGTTTGGCAATTCCGTTAATTGTACGCTATCCAAAGAAATATAACAAAGTAGGAGAACGAAAAGAGTTGATTAGTTTGGTAGACGTTGCAGCAAGTTCCTTAAAATTATCAGGTATCAAAATTCCTAAATATATAGATGGAAAAACGGTGTTAAATGGCGAAAAAAGGAAATATGTATATGGCTTTCGTCAACGTTGTGGTGATGCGGTTGACGATATTCGTTCCATATCAGATGGGCGCTATAAATTAATTTGGAATCGTAGACCAGAGCTGCCATATATGCAAGTATCATCCTATAAAAAGTTGCAATATCCAGCATTTACGCTATACAATGTCTTGTATAAAAAGGGAGAATTACAAGCGCCATATGATGCTTTAATGGTTGATAAGCGACCGGAATTTGAATTGTATGACTTACAAAATGATCCTAGTGAATTTAGTAATCTCGCTTTAGATGTTGAATTTCAAAAGACAAAGAAAAAGTTATTCTCAAAACTAAACGCTTTGTTGAATAGGACCGAGAAAAATATGATTGCGGAATCTCTAGGCGCAATTCAGAAAGCCAAAGAAAGTTCTGAAGCTTACTTTATTAATGGAATGCTTAAAAAAGGTTTGCCACCAGATGCAACAGATGAAACTATCTTAAAAGCTTGGGAGCAGGAATTATTAAAGTAA
- a CDS encoding glycoside hydrolase family protein yields the protein MKNIIYIVSVVVLLGSCAQKPKQATSENVANYKIVLGKVAKSSVFEEAGKSVWGGTLTKGEDGLYHMFYSRWPKDIGWEWVNYSEIAHATATSPFGPFTYQDVALGDRGKEYWDGATTHNPTILKIKGKYYLYYMGNTGNKEIVSAPGKPKLNWEHRNNQRIGVAVADSPNGPWKRFDTPVLDITHDEDKAYDALMTSNPSVCEMADGKILMVYKAVGKKNKLPAGGPVVHMVAIADSPTGPFKKYSNPIFVFEGETFPAEDPYIWYQDGKYRAIVKRIKHEGNKRLFSLVHYDSDDGIKWDEAKYFEISDRSVTWEDGTSTKFDHLERPQVFIENGAPVALLCAADTIDANNVRHSFNIQIPLQITKE from the coding sequence ATGAAAAACATAATTTATATAGTGTCGGTAGTAGTATTATTAGGATCATGTGCTCAAAAACCAAAACAAGCAACCTCAGAAAACGTAGCGAATTATAAGATAGTTTTAGGGAAAGTTGCTAAATCTTCTGTTTTTGAAGAAGCGGGAAAAAGTGTTTGGGGAGGTACCTTAACCAAAGGCGAAGATGGTTTGTACCATATGTTTTACTCCAGATGGCCAAAAGATATTGGTTGGGAATGGGTTAATTATTCAGAAATAGCACATGCTACGGCTACAAGTCCATTTGGACCATTCACTTATCAAGATGTGGCTTTGGGAGATAGGGGTAAAGAATATTGGGACGGGGCTACAACACACAACCCTACTATTCTTAAAATTAAAGGCAAGTACTACTTATATTATATGGGGAATACTGGAAATAAAGAGATTGTAAGTGCCCCAGGGAAACCAAAATTGAATTGGGAACATAGAAACAATCAAAGAATAGGAGTTGCCGTTGCTGATAGTCCTAACGGGCCATGGAAAAGATTTGATACACCAGTTTTAGATATTACACATGATGAGGATAAAGCATATGACGCCTTAATGACCTCAAACCCATCTGTATGCGAAATGGCAGATGGTAAGATATTAATGGTATATAAAGCGGTGGGTAAAAAAAATAAATTACCCGCGGGTGGCCCTGTCGTGCACATGGTCGCCATTGCAGATTCGCCCACCGGACCTTTCAAAAAGTATTCAAATCCAATATTTGTGTTTGAAGGAGAAACGTTTCCTGCCGAAGATCCTTACATCTGGTACCAAGACGGAAAATACCGCGCTATTGTAAAACGAATTAAGCATGAAGGAAATAAACGTTTATTCTCATTAGTACATTATGATTCCGATGATGGAATTAAATGGGATGAAGCAAAATATTTTGAAATCTCAGATAGATCTGTCACATGGGAAGATGGCACTAGTACCAAGTTTGATCATTTAGAGCGTCCGCAAGTGTTTATAGAAAATGGAGCTCCTGTTGCTCTGTTATGTGCTGCGGATACTATAGATGCAAATAATGTGAGGCATTCCTTTAATATTCAAATTCCATTACAGATTACCAAAGAATAA
- a CDS encoding glycoside hydrolase family 2 TIM barrel-domain containing protein: protein MKNCYLLLFFLVGVLGYAQNNTGLKAGEESLDLNGKWKFNAIYGEGSNYNNIRAQEEDLIIDNTDEHQIELKGDWIVATKGERESRFYGASYLKHHFSSLQDDASVSYVPKLPASGYYEVFVRFPFAINLNTKINIHHAKGKDTQFFNQRTRCDEWLSLGIFTFEKDKRTAIEITSDIAGVGVSVDAVLFRPVSNEKIAQAELEKKTIFLSDFDDSQWNSLKVPGHYGMINEFSNYTGKAWYRRTFETPAAWKATPKKRIRLKFDGVYHIAKVYLNGVFVGTHQGGFTPFEIDVTENISLDNHNVLAVETDNNALVGATWNWGGIIRDVTLVRNDEVRIKHQYIHADPDLKTGKAELHLKIKVENSGTTARTLTVNSQILNKKKVLQFTEKVIVPANSMSEVVFTGELSAADVELWHFDNPHLYQIASTISENKKVVHELKGRFGIRKVTLTKDNLMLNGEAVRLSGFNRVSDHRYWGSSEPQELIDQDVDLMKNAGANFMRIMHGTQNKKLIERCDEKGILLFEEVNVRDLDNAEFTAPEYPLIKSWIKGMIDRDSNSPSIIGWSVGNELADHYDYATMMMDYVRALDPYRLVTCVSNTGGREDATRTTDPNSNVDIIMHNLYPFQGTPQEVISSIRSKWPNKPVFISEYGVKLNGITLDEDLEENSSWNDNFRGQNDFVIGTSLWTYNDYRSGYIGTNIEENRTWGIVNAWRQKRKFYSRLQKETSPVKDIDVIFHKRKATITIPIRARNDFPSFTMKDYQLVWEFINDEGEISGRKTQDLPVLLPENGVWTGEIPITVKNKKAVAMHIALLSPNGYTRVEKNIALKKPVAPKITAIVGGRNSARVYFEAVPGAKEYFIQFQNLKGETVQTAKTIANYITVDSLPNSSVKAELIAVNGKGAEPTLITLTSSGQELPPIIWDAFIRDDHIVVGYSGALNDESYTARYGTSRSHLDQEITTYTKGMMTIPIKASGTYYLQIRKKDSDGFSHWSPIQIIN from the coding sequence ATGAAAAATTGCTATCTATTATTGTTTTTTCTTGTCGGTGTATTAGGCTATGCACAAAACAATACAGGCTTGAAAGCTGGTGAAGAAAGTCTGGATTTAAATGGAAAGTGGAAGTTTAATGCCATCTATGGCGAAGGATCAAACTACAATAATATCAGGGCTCAGGAAGAGGACTTAATTATTGATAATACAGATGAACATCAAATTGAACTTAAAGGAGATTGGATCGTTGCTACAAAAGGAGAAAGGGAATCTCGTTTTTATGGCGCATCATATTTAAAACATCACTTTAGTAGTTTACAAGATGATGCTAGTGTATCATATGTACCCAAATTGCCTGCATCAGGATATTACGAAGTGTTTGTACGGTTTCCTTTTGCTATAAATTTAAATACAAAAATAAATATACATCACGCTAAAGGAAAAGATACACAGTTTTTTAATCAACGTACCCGTTGCGACGAATGGCTGAGTTTAGGAATTTTCACCTTTGAAAAAGATAAACGCACTGCCATAGAAATTACTTCAGATATAGCGGGTGTGGGTGTATCCGTAGATGCTGTATTATTTAGACCCGTATCCAACGAAAAAATAGCGCAAGCTGAATTAGAGAAAAAGACTATTTTTTTAAGTGATTTTGATGATTCCCAATGGAATAGCTTGAAAGTTCCTGGGCATTATGGGATGATTAATGAATTTTCTAATTACACTGGTAAGGCATGGTATAGAAGAACATTTGAAACTCCTGCAGCTTGGAAAGCTACTCCCAAAAAAAGAATTCGATTAAAATTTGATGGCGTTTACCATATAGCTAAAGTGTACTTAAATGGAGTGTTTGTCGGCACACATCAAGGTGGTTTTACGCCTTTCGAAATAGATGTTACGGAAAATATAAGTTTAGATAACCACAATGTATTGGCTGTTGAAACTGATAATAATGCTTTGGTAGGTGCTACGTGGAATTGGGGTGGTATTATCAGAGATGTAACATTGGTTAGAAATGATGAGGTGCGCATAAAGCATCAATACATACATGCAGATCCAGATCTAAAAACGGGTAAAGCAGAGTTGCATTTAAAAATTAAGGTAGAGAATAGTGGTACTACGGCTAGAACATTAACGGTGAATAGTCAAATTTTAAATAAAAAAAAGGTACTACAGTTTACTGAAAAAGTAATAGTACCAGCAAATTCTATGAGTGAAGTTGTTTTCACTGGTGAGTTGTCTGCAGCTGATGTTGAGCTTTGGCATTTTGATAATCCGCACTTATATCAAATAGCAAGTACTATTTCAGAAAACAAGAAAGTAGTACATGAGTTAAAAGGTAGATTCGGAATTAGGAAAGTTACATTGACCAAAGATAATTTGATGTTAAACGGTGAAGCCGTTCGGTTGTCAGGCTTTAATAGAGTTAGTGATCACCGTTATTGGGGGTCTTCAGAGCCCCAAGAGCTTATTGATCAAGATGTAGATTTAATGAAAAATGCAGGAGCTAATTTTATGCGTATCATGCATGGAACTCAGAATAAAAAATTGATTGAACGTTGTGACGAAAAGGGAATTTTACTGTTTGAAGAAGTCAATGTTCGCGATTTGGATAATGCAGAATTTACAGCTCCAGAATATCCTTTGATTAAATCATGGATTAAAGGGATGATAGATAGAGATAGCAACAGCCCTAGTATTATTGGGTGGAGCGTTGGTAATGAATTGGCTGACCATTATGACTATGCTACCATGATGATGGATTATGTGAGAGCATTAGATCCGTATAGATTAGTGACTTGTGTAAGCAATACTGGTGGGCGTGAAGATGCTACGAGAACTACAGATCCAAACTCTAATGTAGATATCATAATGCATAATTTGTATCCGTTTCAAGGAACGCCGCAAGAAGTAATTTCTAGTATTAGAAGCAAATGGCCTAACAAACCTGTTTTTATTTCAGAATATGGGGTAAAGTTAAACGGGATTACATTAGATGAAGATCTAGAAGAAAATTCTTCTTGGAATGATAATTTTAGGGGACAGAATGATTTTGTTATTGGTACTTCGTTATGGACGTATAATGATTATCGAAGTGGATACATAGGAACAAATATAGAAGAAAATAGAACGTGGGGAATTGTAAATGCATGGAGACAAAAACGAAAATTTTATTCGCGATTGCAAAAAGAAACCAGTCCTGTAAAAGATATTGATGTTATCTTTCATAAAAGGAAAGCGACAATAACGATTCCCATAAGAGCAAGAAATGACTTTCCTAGTTTTACCATGAAAGACTATCAATTGGTTTGGGAATTTATAAATGATGAAGGAGAAATAAGTGGTAGAAAAACGCAAGATTTGCCAGTATTACTTCCGGAGAATGGTGTGTGGACAGGAGAAATTCCTATAACTGTAAAAAACAAAAAAGCGGTAGCCATGCATATTGCTTTATTAAGTCCGAATGGGTACACCCGGGTTGAAAAAAATATTGCCCTAAAAAAGCCTGTAGCTCCTAAGATTACAGCAATAGTTGGGGGGAGAAATTCTGCCAGAGTATATTTTGAGGCAGTGCCAGGGGCCAAGGAATATTTTATACAATTCCAAAACTTAAAAGGAGAAACGGTTCAAACTGCTAAAACGATAGCCAATTATATTACCGTTGATAGTCTACCTAACTCTTCTGTAAAAGCTGAACTAATAGCTGTAAATGGTAAGGGAGCTGAGCCTACCCTAATCACCTTAACAAGTAGTGGACAAGAATTACCACCAATTATTTGGGATGCTTTTATACGAGATGATCATATTGTGGTTGGCTATTCTGGCGCTTTAAATGATGAGTCCTATACGGCTCGTTACGGAACATCGCGTTCGCACTTAGATCAGGAAATTACAACCTATACTAAAGGGATGATGACCATCCCCATTAAAGCAAGTGGTACATACTACCTGCAAATACGGAAAAAGGATAGTGACGGATTTAGCCATTGGTCTCCTATTCAAATCATAAACTAG
- a CDS encoding FAD-dependent oxidoreductase, giving the protein MLLEKYSKQERGNSTIKLVSDFVIVGGGVAGVCAAITAARQGIKTVLIQDRPVLGGNASSEVRLWILGATSHMGNNNRWAREGGVIDEILVENMYRNKEGNAVIFDTVLLEKVLNENNIRLLLNSSVYDIEKSDENNIKSVTAFNSQNSTTYIVNAPLFCDASGDGIVAFKAGASFRMGAEKKEEFGELFAPEKSYGELLGHSMYFYSKRENHPVTYRPPAFALKDITEIPRYKAIGKDDKGCRFWWFEFGGRKNTIYDTEEIKYELWKVIYGVWDYIKNSGEFDDVENHTLEWVGTVPGKRESRRFDGLYMIKQQDVIGQKMFYDAIAFGGWAIDLHPADGIYSKLSGCTQWHSKGIYQIPYRSFVSKDIENLFYAGRIISATHVAFGSTRVMATTGFCAQAVGMAAAICTHNNILPKQLLEADFLKLLQDKLNIIGQSIPNIPIQETSNLINLGTVTASSSLELKSIPFDGEWTNLGTSAAQLLPLNAHTKYEFTVCVNSDEDTTLEVQLRSSANAKSYTPDVLLETVTIELKKGEQRVSFAFNESVNEMQYAFVTFLKNAKVNLRNSSKRYSGVLSVFNGVNKAVSNNGKQTPPEGLGVDTFEFWIPQRRPEGHNIAMEISPAIAAFDTSNIGNGYVRPWGTTNAWVADLEDENPKLTISWKEEIALQEIKIFFDTDYDHPMESTLMGHPEDVTPFCVRKYTIKDSQGKVLVEKADNYQTINSYRFDTPIKTKELVIEVSHPSENVPASIFEILCT; this is encoded by the coding sequence ATGTTACTAGAAAAGTACAGCAAGCAAGAAAGAGGAAATAGCACTATTAAACTAGTCTCTGATTTTGTCATCGTTGGTGGAGGAGTAGCGGGAGTTTGTGCTGCAATAACAGCGGCGAGACAAGGAATAAAAACCGTACTCATTCAAGATAGACCTGTATTGGGAGGTAATGCTTCCTCGGAAGTTAGATTATGGATTCTAGGAGCCACTTCGCACATGGGAAACAATAATCGTTGGGCACGTGAAGGAGGCGTTATTGATGAAATTCTAGTAGAAAATATGTACCGTAACAAGGAAGGAAATGCGGTTATTTTTGATACGGTTTTATTGGAAAAGGTTTTGAATGAAAACAACATCAGATTGCTGCTAAATTCTAGTGTTTATGATATTGAAAAATCAGATGAAAACAACATTAAATCGGTTACAGCATTTAATTCTCAAAATTCAACGACCTACATTGTTAATGCTCCTTTATTTTGTGATGCTTCAGGAGATGGCATTGTCGCTTTTAAAGCGGGTGCTTCCTTTAGAATGGGAGCAGAAAAAAAAGAAGAATTTGGAGAATTATTTGCTCCAGAAAAATCATACGGAGAACTGCTGGGCCACTCCATGTATTTTTATAGTAAACGTGAAAATCATCCAGTAACTTATAGGCCTCCAGCTTTTGCATTAAAAGATATTACCGAAATTCCTAGGTATAAAGCTATAGGAAAAGACGATAAAGGATGTAGGTTTTGGTGGTTTGAGTTTGGTGGTAGAAAAAATACGATTTATGATACTGAAGAGATAAAATATGAACTTTGGAAAGTTATCTACGGTGTTTGGGATTATATAAAAAATTCTGGTGAATTTGATGATGTAGAAAACCATACGCTTGAATGGGTAGGTACGGTTCCCGGCAAACGTGAAAGTAGGCGTTTTGATGGTTTGTATATGATAAAGCAACAAGATGTTATAGGACAAAAAATGTTTTATGATGCCATTGCTTTTGGCGGGTGGGCAATAGATTTACACCCGGCAGATGGTATTTATAGTAAGCTTTCTGGTTGTACGCAATGGCATTCTAAGGGAATTTACCAAATTCCATACCGCTCTTTTGTAAGTAAGGATATAGAAAATCTTTTTTATGCAGGTAGAATAATAAGTGCCACACATGTGGCATTTGGTTCCACACGGGTGATGGCCACTACCGGGTTTTGTGCCCAAGCAGTGGGTATGGCGGCCGCTATTTGTACTCATAATAACATCCTGCCAAAGCAACTATTAGAAGCAGATTTTCTTAAATTATTGCAAGATAAATTGAATATAATAGGCCAGAGCATACCTAATATTCCTATTCAAGAAACTAGTAATTTAATAAATTTGGGTACAGTTACAGCATCTTCATCGCTGGAATTAAAATCCATTCCTTTTGATGGTGAGTGGACAAACTTAGGCACTTCCGCTGCTCAATTACTTCCTTTAAATGCTCATACAAAATATGAATTTACCGTATGTGTCAATTCCGATGAAGATACCACTTTAGAGGTGCAGCTACGTAGCTCAGCAAATGCTAAAAGTTATACACCAGATGTACTTTTAGAAACGGTTACGATTGAACTTAAAAAAGGAGAACAACGTGTTTCTTTTGCATTTAATGAAAGTGTGAATGAAATGCAATATGCTTTTGTAACCTTTTTGAAAAATGCGAAGGTAAATTTAAGGAACTCTAGCAAACGCTATTCCGGGGTACTTTCCGTTTTTAATGGGGTGAATAAGGCGGTTTCTAATAATGGAAAGCAAACTCCACCTGAGGGTTTAGGAGTAGACACTTTTGAGTTTTGGATACCCCAGCGTAGACCAGAAGGACATAATATTGCCATGGAGATTTCTCCGGCTATAGCTGCTTTTGACACCTCCAATATTGGAAATGGGTATGTACGACCTTGGGGCACAACAAATGCCTGGGTTGCCGATTTGGAAGATGAAAATCCGAAGCTTACCATATCTTGGAAAGAGGAAATAGCACTACAAGAAATTAAAATTTTCTTTGATACAGATTATGATCACCCCATGGAATCTACATTAATGGGGCATCCAGAAGATGTTACTCCGTTTTGTGTTCGTAAGTATACCATAAAGGATAGTCAAGGAAAGGTATTGGTAGAAAAAGCAGATAACTATCAAACCATCAATTCTTACAGATTTGATACTCCTATTAAAACAAAGGAATTAGTTATAGAAGTATCTCATCCTTCTGAAAATGTACCTGCTTCAATTTTTGAAATCTTATGTACGTAA